The segment GCTGCGCACTTTGGCGCCTTTGGGCACATGGCTGCTGCCAGGGGCTTTTACGCAACTGCCGGAGCAGTCGAAGGTCAGGCCGTGATAGCCGCACTCGATGTCATCACCTTTGCGTCGGCCCAATGACAGCGGCAGCTTGCGGTGTGGACACGCATCCTCCAGGGCTACCGGGGTGCCATCACCCTTGCGGTACAACACGACAGATTCGTTGAGCAGCTTGACCGCAAGCAACTCCTCACCCAACTCGGTTTCACTGGCTGCGACATACCACGCGTTGCGCATAAACATGCGGTCTCTCCTTATTATTCTGGTGGTGCCCTGTGCGAGGACGAGACCAGAATAAGAGGCATCGCATGAGTAAGAATAGAGGTCTAAAACTGTTGTGTGCTTTAGTTTTGCTTAACTGATAGGCATCGGATACGCAAAAAAACCGTGGGAGCGGGCTTGCTCGCGATGCAAGCAACACGGCACATCCGGCACGCTGCGCTAATGCCATCGCGAGCAAGCCCGTTCCCACAGGACAAGGGTCTACCGGGTAAGTGACGCTAGCGCCCGCTCCCAGATCTGCCGCGTACGCACCCATACAAGCTCTTGCCAGTCAGGGTCGGCCGGGAAGAATTGCTCCAGCAGTTTGAGTTTGATCTGTCGGGCTTGCGGGCTGAACAGGTCACCGTGCAGGTGCAGCCACTGGTCGTCGCGCAACACCCCGTGAATCTGCTCGCCGGGATAGGTACCGCATTCGATTACAAACGGCATCAACCGCACATGCGGCAGGGCATCAATCAGCGCTTGCGAGGTGTACCCCGTAGCCGTGGCGGCGACGCCTGTGTCGCTCTGGCTGCCAGCACCGGTCATCAGGGTGAACAGCCACGGGCCAAACAGTCGCTGGGCATCCTCCAGTGCCGGATAAGGTGCCTGGGCGATGGTCATCAGCATCGGATGGCCGTAATCACCGGCACCGGTGTGCAGGTCAAAGCACATGACGCTGCTGGCGTGGGCCACATGCTCCTGCAAGATCGTGTGCAAGGTGCGATTCGACCAGCTGGCGCCATTGCCGCCGTAAAACAGCCCGTCGGGATGGTGATACTGGCCCGCTTCGACAATCGACATCACCGCCGACCAGCCGTCGCGCTGAACCCGTGCATTGAGCAGGGCATCGGCCTGTTCGCGTTGCGGTCCGCGCAGTTGGTCGCAGGTGTAGATCCCGTGCAACGCTTCGTAAGCCTGGTTGTCGGGCGGTGGCTGGTTGAAGTCCAGATGGTTGCGATTGAGGTCGATATTGTCTTCGTTGACCCGGCGCATCCAGGCCGTGCCCCACGGGTTGATCAGGTGAATCATCAGCACGGCGACATCATCGGGCAGGCTGCGCTCGCCAAAGGTCTGCAGCCATTGGCGCTGACAGTCGGAGCCGTAGTAACCCTCCACACCGTGGGTGCCGCTCAGGGCCACCAGCAAGTGTTTTGCCTGGGGGTTGCCAATGAGGGCAACGTCGGTGCCAAGCGCCTCGCCGAACGGGCCACGAAGGGGGTGCGGGTACTCGTAAAGTTGTGCGCCTGCCTCGTTGGCCGCCGCCAGGAACTGCTCACGCTGGAGGGAAAAACTGCGGTGTGAAGGGAAACCTGTTGTCATGCCATGCTCCTGTTGAACGACTTGCCTGCTCACTTCAAGCGCCCGGAAAGAAACTGGGTCAAGCGCTCGCTCTTGGGGTTGACCAGCACGTCGCCCGGCGGGCCTTGCTCCTCAACCAGCCCCTGATGAAGGAACATCACATGGTTGGACACATTGCGCGCAAAGCCCATTTCATGGGTCACCACCACCATCGTGCGGCCCTCTTCGGCCAGGGCCTGCATCACTTTGAGCACTTCACCGACCAGCTCCGGGTCCAGGGCCGAGGTGGGTTCGTCGAACAGCATGACCTCCGGCTCCATCGCCAGGGCCCGGGCAATGGCCACACGCTGCTGCTGACCGCCGGACAGGTGAGACGGGTACTTGCTTTCGACCTCGGGTGCCAGACCCACCTTGTGCAAGTATTGGCGCGCCCGCTCGATGGCTTCCTTGCGCTTGATGCCGAGCACATGGACCGGGGCTTCGATGATGTTTTCCAGCACGGTCATGTGTTGCCACAAGTTGAAATGCTGGAACACCATTGCCAGCTTGGTCCGCACTTTCTGCAGCTGACGCGGGTCAGTCACGCACAGTGCCCCGTTCAGATCCTGCCGGGTGCGGATGGGTTCGTCGTTCACCGTGATGCTGCCGGCGCAGGGTTGTTCCAGAAAGTTGATGCAGCGCAAAAACGTGCTCTTGCCTGAACCGCTGGAGCCAATGATGCTGATCACGTCACCGGCCTTGGCCTTGAGTGACACGCCCTTGAGGACTTCGTGATTGCCGTACTTCTTGTGCAGCCCTTCGATACTGAGTTTGTACATGCTCGATGTTCTCCAGGTGACGCCGGTTCAATGGGCCTGCGGTTGCAAGAAGGCTAGCCAGCGGTTTTCGCAGCGGCGAAACAGCCAGACCAGGGTAAAGACCATCACCGCGTACAACACGGCGGCCAGGCCAAAGGCTTCAAACGAGGAGTAAGTGGCCGAGTTCACATCGCGGGCGACCTTCAGCAGATCCGGCACCGTGGCGGTGAAGGCCAGCGTCGTGGAGTGCAGCATCAGGATCACTTCGTTGCTGTAGAACGGCAGCGAGCGGCGCAGCGCCGAAGGCAAGATGATGCGCCGGTACAGGGTGAACTCGGACATGCCATAGGCGCGGCCGGCTTCAATTTCGCCGTAGGGCGTGGCGCGGATGGCGCCCGCGAGAATCTCCGTGGTGTAGGCGCACGTGTTGAGGGCAAAGGCCAGCAGCGTGCAGTTGATGCCCTCGCGAAAGAATGCATCCAGCGTCGGTTGGTCGCGCACCACCTGCAGGCTGTAAATCCCGGTGTAGAGAATCAGCAGCTGGATGTACAAGGGGGTGCCGCGAAACACGTAGGTGTAGAACCAC is part of the Pseudomonas sp. ML2-2023-3 genome and harbors:
- a CDS encoding ABC transporter permease; translation: MNEIIQEYWKSYLWFDGYQLSGVAMTLWLLVASIAIGGTLAVPLAVARVSRNPLLRLPVWFYTYVFRGTPLYIQLLILYTGIYSLQVVRDQPTLDAFFREGINCTLLAFALNTCAYTTEILAGAIRATPYGEIEAGRAYGMSEFTLYRRIILPSALRRSLPFYSNEVILMLHSTTLAFTATVPDLLKVARDVNSATYSSFEAFGLAAVLYAVMVFTLVWLFRRCENRWLAFLQPQAH
- a CDS encoding ATP-binding cassette domain-containing protein, with the protein product MYKLSIEGLHKKYGNHEVLKGVSLKAKAGDVISIIGSSGSGKSTFLRCINFLEQPCAGSITVNDEPIRTRQDLNGALCVTDPRQLQKVRTKLAMVFQHFNLWQHMTVLENIIEAPVHVLGIKRKEAIERARQYLHKVGLAPEVESKYPSHLSGGQQQRVAIARALAMEPEVMLFDEPTSALDPELVGEVLKVMQALAEEGRTMVVVTHEMGFARNVSNHVMFLHQGLVEEQGPPGDVLVNPKSERLTQFLSGRLK
- a CDS encoding DUF2817 domain-containing protein, encoding MTTGFPSHRSFSLQREQFLAAANEAGAQLYEYPHPLRGPFGEALGTDVALIGNPQAKHLLVALSGTHGVEGYYGSDCQRQWLQTFGERSLPDDVAVLMIHLINPWGTAWMRRVNEDNIDLNRNHLDFNQPPPDNQAYEALHGIYTCDQLRGPQREQADALLNARVQRDGWSAVMSIVEAGQYHHPDGLFYGGNGASWSNRTLHTILQEHVAHASSVMCFDLHTGAGDYGHPMLMTIAQAPYPALEDAQRLFGPWLFTLMTGAGSQSDTGVAATATGYTSQALIDALPHVRLMPFVIECGTYPGEQIHGVLRDDQWLHLHGDLFSPQARQIKLKLLEQFFPADPDWQELVWVRTRQIWERALASLTR